A single Vigna radiata var. radiata cultivar VC1973A chromosome 8, Vradiata_ver6, whole genome shotgun sequence DNA region contains:
- the LOC106771225 gene encoding signal peptidase complex subunit 3B has protein sequence MHSVGYRANALLTFAITILALMCGMASLSDNFNSPSPSAQVQVLNINWFQKQPNANDEISMTLNISADLQSLFTWNTKQVFVFLAAEYETPKHSLNQISLWDGIIPSKEHAKFWIHTSNKYRFIDQGSNLRGKEYNLTIHWHVMPKTGKMFADKIVMPGFRLPEEYR, from the exons ATGCATTCGGTGGGGTATCGAGCGAACGCGTTGCTGACCTTTGCCATCACCATTCTCGCTCTTATGTGCGGCATGGCCTCTCTCTCCGACAACTTCAATTCTCCATCTCCCTCTGCCCAAGTCCag GTCTTGAACATCAACTGGTTTCAGAAACAGCCCAACGCCAATGACGAG ATCAGCATGACATTGAACATATCAGCAGATTTGCAGTCCCTTTTTACATGGAACACAAAACAG gtttttgtttttcttgctgCCGAATATGAAACTCCTAAGCATTCCTTGAATCAG ATATCTCTATGGGATGGTATCATACCCTCTAAAGAGCATGCCAAGTTTTGGATTCATACATCAAATAAGTACCGCTTCATTGACCAG GGAAGCAATTTGCGGGGCAAAGAATATAATCTGACTATTCATTGGCATGTTATGCCTAAGACTGGCAAAATGTTTGCAGATAAAATAGTCATGCCGGGTTTCAGATTGCCAGAGGAATATAGATGA
- the LOC106770025 gene encoding NDR1/HIN1-like protein 6 produces the protein MGSSNQERESSPPSTNFPSGKSMDHPPPPPTTTYPTHPPPPMYYPNPHGYPQPYPNAYPPGYHYPAPAPYYGPPPPYQRRSSSCCARCCRSFIMCCLLILTIFFLMSLFLALALHPQLPQYKVLSLSVTNFTTQPTLGGQFDTKFSIENPNDKLVGYFSDFKVFMSYKDGMVAAGAAPGLALSTKSETEVMVRGLFNQGNKNSLEPKLMDDLVKERGTNSVTFSMRMSSLIVLKSNTFTTKSEELLAICDGLRVKFQDNSTTSGELDNNGKPVPCMLYI, from the coding sequence ATGGGTTCTTCCAACCAAGAAAGAGAATCGTCACCGCCTTCCACTAACTTTCCCTCAGGAAAATCCATGGACCACCCACCACCTCCACCAACCACCACATACCCCACCCATCCACCACCGCCGATGTATTACCCGAATCCTCATGGATACCCCCAACCATATCCTAATGCTTACCCTCCCGGTTACCATTACCCTGCACCCGCCCCTTACTATGGTCCCCCTCCCCCTTACCAAAGAAGATCTTCTTCATGTTGTGCTCGGTGCTGTAGAAGCTTCATCATGTGTTGCTTGCTCATCCTCACCATCTTCTTTCTCATGAGCCTCTTTCTAGCTTTGGCGCTACATCCGCAACTACCTCAGTACAAGGTTCTCTCCTTGTCTGTTACAAACTTTACAACCCAACCAACCCTAGGTGGTCAATTTGACACCAAATTTTCCATTGAAAACCCTAACGACAAACTTGTCGGTTATTTCTCCGACTTTAAGGTTTTCATGTCGTACAAGGATGGCATGGTGGCGGCTGGTGCTGCGCCCGGACTTGCGTTGAGTACGAAGTCTGAAACAGAGGTGATGGTAAGGGGTTTGTTCAACCAAGGGAACAAAAATTCATTGGAACCGAAACTAATGGATGATTTGGTGAAAGAACGAGGTACAAACTCTGTTACCTTCAGTATGAGGATGTCTTCCTTGATCGTTCTTAAGTCTAATACGTTTACCACGAAGAGTGAAGAGCTTCTTGCAATTTGTGATGGGTTGAGGGTGAAGTTTCAAGATAATAGTACCACTTCTGGAGAATTGGACAACAACGGAAAACCAGTTCCATGCATGCTATATATTTGA